A single window of Nicotiana sylvestris chromosome 5, ASM39365v2, whole genome shotgun sequence DNA harbors:
- the LOC104229342 gene encoding uncharacterized protein: MLKQIQLNIPLIDALREMPGYTKMMKDLMFHKFDFQDLVTVKLTQTYSAIMTRPIAEKLSDLGSFTIPCTIGSYAFAKALCDLGASINLMPLAIYRKLDFVIQDCQVDQEIPIILGMPFLDKGRDMIDCETGELKMRLNNKEITFNVQKSMQRPNEFANCSLIEAVDVIMEEANEALNAKDPLAACLTNIEEVNGEDLAEWVLALEGQEYCKRELEFKSLHLEERKTPPAKPSIEELPQLELKPLPYHLRDAFLGPKSTSAIIISSGVGPRTGEVLKNDK; this comes from the exons ATGTTAAAGCAAATTCAGTTAAACATTCCTCTAATTGATGCTTTGAGGGAGATGCCCGGTTatacaaaaatgatgaaggacttgatgtttCACAAGTTTGACTTTCAAGACTTGGTAACTGTGAAATTGACTCAGACTTATAGTGCTATTATGACAAGACCTATAGCGGAGAAGCTATCCGACCTTGGCAGCTTCACAATTCCATGCACCATAGGTAGCTATGCATTCGCGAAAGCATTGTGTGACTTGGGGGCGAGCATTAATTTGATGCCATTGGCTATCTATAGAAAGTTAG ATTTTGTCATTCAGGACTGCCAGGTTGATCAggagattcccataattttgggaatgcCGTTCTTGGACAAAGGAAGAGATATGattgattgtgaaactggggagctGAAAATGAGGCTAAATAACAAAGAAATAACATTTAATGTTCAAAAGTCTATGCAGCGACCCAATGAGTTTGCAAATTGCTCTTTGATAGAAGCTGTGGATGTGATCATGGAGGAAGCTAATGAGGCACTTAATGCAAAAGACCCTCTAGCAGCTTGCCTCACGAACATAGAAGAGGTAAATGGTGAGGACTTGGCGGAGTGGGTGTTGGCTCTTGAAGGCCAAGAATACTGCAAAAGAGAGCTCGAATTCAAGTCTTTACACTTAGAAGAAAGAAAGACCCCTCCAGCTAAGCCATCGATCGAAGAGCTACCACAGTTAGAACTGAAACCACTACCATATCACCTCAGGGATGCTTTCTTGGGACCTAAATCAACTTCAGCCATTATTATCTCATCTG gtgttggcccaagaacaggtgaagttttgaagaatgacaaatga